In Mercenaria mercenaria strain notata unplaced genomic scaffold, MADL_Memer_1 contig_915, whole genome shotgun sequence, one DNA window encodes the following:
- the LOC128554977 gene encoding 17-beta-hydroxysteroid dehydrogenase type 6-like, with product MDIYWVILFIFLVSLLIERLARKLKINNFNQRYVVVTGCDTGFGNMLAKRLDAMQFRVFAGCFTSKAVTQLTEECSQNMTAIQVDVSKDASIEQMLETVKRKLPKDKGLWAVVNNAGITGTAGQCTWQTRQDFETVLAVNFYGVGMVTNAFCPLIVKERGRVVNASSMMGRIAFGQATYVVSKYCVEAFSDVLRRELYRTGVKVCIVEPGAFKTGIIDPSAQLKRLENKVNSLPEEIKGKLREDYISISMARFTKATSNASTNVNEVVDAYIHAITAKYPLKRYLVGTDARFLMRALWMLPECASDFIINKLIGKDINKE from the exons ATGGATATATACTGggttattttgttcatatttctgGTATCCTTATTAATAGAAAGGTTAGCGAGAAAATTAAAGATCAATAACTTTAATCAGCGTTATGTTGTCGTTACTGGATGCGATACGGGATTTGGAAACATGCTTGCTAAAAGGCTTGACGCCATGCAATTCCGTGTTTTTGCGGGATGTTTTACAAGCAAGGCAGTTACGCAGTTGACCGAAGAATGTTCGCAGAATATGACAGCTATACAAGTAGATGTTTCAAAAGATGCAAGTATTGAACAAATGTTGGAAACAGTTAAAAGGAAACTACCCAAAGACAAAG GACTTTGGGCTGTTGTTAATAATGCTGGAATAACCGGAACTGCAGGGCAATGTACCTGGCAAACGAGACAAGATTTTGAAACTGTGTTAGCAGTTAATTTTTATGGTGTTGGTATGGTAACGAATGCCTTTTGTCCTCTGATAGTGAAAGAACGTGGTCGTGTTGTGAACGCATCAAGTATGATGGGACGAATTGCATTTGGCCAGGCTACATACGTCGTATCAAAGTATTGCGTGGAAGCATTTTCTGATGTACTCAG ACGAGAACTTTACAGAACAGGGGTGAAAGTATGCATAGTTGAGCCTGGTGCATTTAAAACTGGAATAATTGATCCAAGTGCTCAATTAAAAAGACTTGAAAATAAAGTCAACAGCTTGCCAGAAGAAATAAAAGGGAAACTGCGAGAGGATTACATCAGCataa GTATGGCCAGATTCACGAAAGCAACTTCTAATGCCTCCACTAACGTCAATGAGGTTGTCGATGCCTACATACATGCCATTACTGCAAAGTATCCATTGAAAAG GTATTTAGTTGGCACAGACGCAAGATTTTTGATGCGGGCACTGTGGATGCTTCCTGAATGTGCAAGTGACTTCATCATTAATAAATTGATTGGAAAGGATATAAATAAGGAGTAG